The DNA sequence CGGTCTAAATCTGCCCTGAACCCAAACTAAGCCTGGGTTGAGATTCCCTAGCCTTGAGGGTTGGTCAAGATGGGGAATTTCTGGCCCCTATGTCAGGGCCAAGTCTTGGGCCCAACAATTGGGGCTCAGGATTGGGCTGGGGTTTTTAAAAACCTGGTCCAACCCCACCTCATTGCAGTCTTATTAAAAACATATTATAGTgagaaaatttatttatatacAGTACAAGTACATGCataataggattttttttttcctcttcatctTGGATGGAGATAAGCCTGGGTTTTAGCTTATAATTCTACAATATGGGCAACATCCGCACAGTGGGAAAAAAAGGGTCTATTTTAGGGATTTGCCATAAAAgtaatgaaaatgatttttaataataataataataataataataataataaataaataaataaataaatatataaataaataaatgttttCATCAACATTCAAAGCTTTACGTCTTACTGATGAAAAAAATAAGActatatatattgaaaatagACGACTATAAATATTGGATGTTAATTAAATTATGACTAGTATCGGAGCCAAGGCATCGAAGGCTTGCTTGACATATGTTATGaataaaaagaattttcaatattttttttttatgggtgaGAGAATGTTGCCTAGTTGTGCACTTTTACATAGACATAGGGGGTGTGAAATAGCCACATCACCCCCATTGGACGCATGGTGCATGTCAGTGAAGGGGCCATATATACAACTAGACACATAGTATTCCATTAACCTGTGAGATTCActatatgatttttcttttctaaattcatTGATTCATTTCATTGTCCAAGAGACTTTGGTTTTAGAGCACGGTATTAGAATGGGTACTGGTTATCCTCAAAATCGTTTTGATATCAAATTATCCATCCTGAATAGAAATGCCTCAATTTTACCTTAAAACTTTATTTTAACTTTTTCTGACCTCTGCTTTGTATCATTCAAATGATACGGTATGGACCAAGTATCGAGATCAAATATTTGCCAAACCGATATGGATAACCCAAATCGAATACCAATGCTTAGAAGTTAGAACCATGCTTGTGGATTGATCAAACAAAAACTTGTTCTCACCTCAAAATGATAGgctaataaaataggaaaagcCAACCATTCCACAATAAGATAAGATCTATCATCATAAAGGAAAAGCCAACCATTCCACAATAAGATAGATCCATGAAAAGCCAACCATTCCACAATAAGATAGATCCATTCCACAATAAGATAAGATCTATCATCATAAAGGAAAAGCCAACCATTCCACAATAAGATAAGATCTATCATTATAAGGCactaataaaataggaaaagcaACAATTccacaaaataaagaaaagagaaacttaCATTTCTACTCAATTGGAATTCAGAAAAGAAGCCATACGTTTGATCATAACTACAGCATTCTCACAAACCGGATTGTAGATATGGAAAGCATGACCCTCTCCTTCAATCTCAAACAACTCCGCCTTTCCCTTCCATCcactcttcttcaactcttccCAATAAAGTTTACCCCTATCTCTGAACACATCCCCATCGGCAACACAAACAAGCACCCTCGAGCATCCTATCTCCGCTAAGCTTGGTGCACCAGCCGCCACCGGATTAATCATCGGATCATCAATTCCAGAACTAAACGGTGCAACTAACTTCCAGAGACTCTCCTGAATTTCTCTACGATTGGGATCCGCAGCCAATTCTGACCCAATTCTCTGAGATCCCCAAAAAAATGGATGAACTAGGAGAGCTCCATAGATTTTAAAACCATGAGGCAAGTCATTCTTGCCTGCACGCAAGGCTATGTTGTGGGCTATGTTGCCTCCAGCACTGTCGCCACCCACGAAGACTCGATCAAAGTCTGCGTGAGTGGTCAACCAGGTTTCTGGGGCGGCGACGATTGTGGTATTATCATCTCCGCCACCTCTAGCATGGGCCGCAACCCATTGAAATGCGGCCCAGCAGTCATCGTAGGCGACTGGAAGAGG is a window from the Macadamia integrifolia cultivar HAES 741 chromosome 5, SCU_Mint_v3, whole genome shotgun sequence genome containing:
- the LOC122078962 gene encoding 2-hydroxyisoflavanone dehydratase-like is translated as MDSNNQEVAEEVLPFIRVYKNGRVERLKGSSFVPPSLNDPETGVSSKDIVISPESGISARLYLPKDNKEKLPLYVYFHGGGFCVESAFSFLDHRYLNHLVSQSSIVAVSVEYRLAPEHPLPVAYDDCWAAFQWVAAHARGGGDDNTTIVAAPETWLTTHADFDRVFVGGDSAGGNIAHNIALRAGKNDLPHGFKIYGALLVHPFFWGSQRIGSELAADPNRREIQESLWKLVAPFSSGIDDPMINPVAAGAPSLAEIGCSRVLVCVADGDVFRDRGKLYWEELKKSGWKGKAELFEIEGEGHAFHIYNPVCENAVVMIKRMASFLNSN